One genomic region from Anaerolineae bacterium encodes:
- the pheS gene encoding phenylalanine--tRNA ligase subunit alpha: protein MLEQLQALQEEALTALATIEDQRSLDAWRVRYLGRRGALATIMEGIGKLPAAERPAVGQMANQVKQALEAAYRQRLAEIRTAEMQARLAADAVDVTLPGHPVALGRLHPTSQTLRRIYEIFAEMGFQVYDAREVELDEYNFGLLNMPPHHPARDMWDTFWISDRVLLRTHTSPGQIHAMREFCPAPIRVILPGKCYRYEQVTARADFMFYQVEGLAVGHHITLADLKGTMETFARRFYGGQRRVRFRGSYFPFTEPSVEVDMDCILCEGKGCRVCKYTGWLEIAGAGMVHPTVLRNGGYDPDEFTGFAFGMGVERPTMLKYGIDDIRYFYSNDLRFLSQFY, encoded by the coding sequence ATGTTGGAGCAACTGCAGGCCCTGCAAGAGGAGGCGTTAACCGCCCTGGCGACAATCGAAGACCAGAGATCGCTGGACGCGTGGCGCGTGCGTTACCTAGGGCGGCGCGGTGCCCTGGCGACGATCATGGAAGGCATCGGCAAACTGCCGGCAGCGGAACGCCCGGCTGTGGGACAGATGGCCAATCAGGTTAAGCAGGCCCTGGAGGCCGCATACAGACAGCGACTGGCGGAGATCCGGACTGCCGAGATGCAAGCGCGGCTGGCAGCTGACGCGGTGGATGTGACGCTGCCCGGCCACCCCGTCGCGCTCGGCCGGCTGCATCCCACCTCCCAGACGTTGCGGCGCATCTATGAGATCTTCGCCGAAATGGGCTTCCAGGTGTACGACGCCCGCGAGGTGGAGCTGGACGAGTACAACTTCGGCTTGCTCAACATGCCGCCTCACCATCCCGCGCGCGACATGTGGGATACCTTCTGGATCAGCGATCGCGTGCTGCTGCGCACACACACCAGTCCTGGCCAGATCCATGCCATGCGCGAGTTCTGCCCCGCGCCGATCCGGGTGATCTTGCCGGGGAAGTGCTATCGCTATGAACAGGTGACCGCGCGCGCCGATTTCATGTTCTACCAGGTGGAGGGATTGGCTGTTGGCCACCACATCACGCTGGCCGACCTCAAGGGCACAATGGAGACCTTCGCCCGCCGGTTCTACGGCGGCCAGCGGCGCGTGCGCTTCCGCGGCTCGTATTTCCCTTTCACTGAGCCTAGCGTCGAGGTGGATATGGACTGCATCCTCTGCGAGGGGAAGGGATGCCGCGTATGCAAATACACCGGCTGGCTGGAGATCGCCGGCGCGGGCATGGTGCATCCCACCGTGCTGCGCAACGGCGGCTACGATCCCGATGAGTTCACCGGCTTCGCCTTTGGCATGGGAGTAGAGCGTCCTACCATGCTCAAGTACGGGATTGATGACATCCGCTACTTTTACTCAAACGATCTGAGATTCTTGAGCCAATTCTATTGA
- a CDS encoding cation:proton antiporter produces the protein MDPFLQLLLALTLIIVAAKGTGYVSARLGQPAVLGELLAGLLLGPTALDMLHWSVFSSEHLGETIHDLAHLGVLFLMFIAGLEVDLDTMKHAGRPAMLAGIMGVITPIVLAVIAGLPFGYSLKEGFFFGLALAATSVSISAQTLMELGVLRSRVGMGLLGAAVADDVLVVLLLSFAMALTGGTGSVLAIFWTLMRMLLFFVLALALGGQLLLRLSAIVAQLPISEGEMALAIVVGLLYAWAAEALGGVAAITGAFLAGLLFGRTMIRQVIETRMHTLAYAWLVPVFFVSIGLETDARVLGLRGLPFALVIIGAAIISKIIGCGSGAWIGGFSFGEALRLGVGMISRGEVGLIVASVTMGAGLVKPEVFATVVLMVLVTTLVTPLLLRALYPAAGKWKPSEVSATTS, from the coding sequence ATGGACCCATTCCTACAGCTCTTATTGGCTTTAACGCTCATTATCGTGGCAGCTAAAGGAACCGGCTATGTGAGCGCGCGCCTGGGCCAGCCAGCCGTATTGGGAGAGCTGTTAGCTGGCCTTCTCCTAGGACCCACGGCCTTGGATATGCTGCACTGGTCTGTCTTCAGCAGCGAACACCTGGGAGAAACCATCCATGATTTGGCCCATTTGGGGGTGCTGTTTTTGATGTTCATCGCCGGGCTGGAGGTGGACCTGGACACGATGAAACATGCCGGCCGGCCGGCCATGTTAGCGGGGATCATGGGGGTGATTACCCCCATCGTACTGGCGGTGATTGCCGGGCTGCCCTTCGGCTATAGCCTAAAGGAGGGCTTCTTCTTCGGCTTGGCGTTGGCAGCCACTAGTGTCAGCATTTCGGCCCAGACCCTAATGGAGCTGGGAGTGCTGCGCAGCAGGGTGGGCATGGGCCTGTTAGGTGCAGCAGTGGCGGATGACGTGTTGGTGGTTTTGCTCCTTTCATTTGCTATGGCGCTGACCGGAGGGACTGGCAGCGTGCTGGCTATCTTCTGGACACTAATGAGGATGCTGCTGTTCTTTGTGCTGGCGCTTGCCTTGGGGGGGCAGCTCCTCTTGCGCCTAAGCGCGATTGTCGCCCAGCTGCCCATCAGCGAAGGAGAGATGGCCCTAGCCATCGTCGTTGGGCTGCTATATGCCTGGGCGGCTGAGGCGCTAGGAGGTGTCGCTGCCATCACCGGAGCCTTTCTGGCCGGCTTACTGTTTGGTCGGACGATGATCCGACAGGTCATTGAGACGCGCATGCACACGCTGGCTTATGCTTGGCTGGTCCCAGTGTTCTTTGTGAGCATCGGCCTGGAGACGGATGCCCGAGTGCTGGGGCTGAGAGGGCTGCCGTTTGCCTTAGTCATCATAGGCGCGGCTATCATTTCTAAGATCATCGGATGTGGCTCTGGAGCGTGGATCGGCGGGTTTTCTTTCGGGGAGGCCCTGCGGCTGGGGGTGGGCATGATCTCTCGCGGCGAAGTCGGGCTCATCGTTGCCTCGGTGACGATGGGAGCTGGCCTGGTGAAGCCGGAGGTGTTCGCAACGGTGGTGCTCATGGTGCTGGTCACCACGTTGGTGACGCCGCTACTGCTGCGCGCGCTTTACCCGGCGGCGGGCAAGTGGAAGCCCAGCGAGGTCTCAGCGACCACATCCTGA
- a CDS encoding dihydrodipicolinate synthase family protein has product MMRSLRFRGVYCALVTPYSADGSVDLARLRDLIAWLIERGVHGLWVCGGTGEGLLLDEDERRAVAETAVDAARGRVKVIVHVGALSTRLAAALAAHAARIGADGIACLPPFYWHLNDDAIVAHYQNVAMAADNLPLFAYNIPRNTGIIITPALLSRLRREIPTIVGLKHSSYDLFDLHTMALEHGDALAIFCGHDELFLPALALGACGLVGATVNFIPQVYVRLWGAYQEGNWAEAARQQAMANRIVHAVLQGEVVAATKAALSLVGPDPGPPRPPLQPLSATQVDELRRALKGL; this is encoded by the coding sequence ATGATGCGGTCCCTTCGTTTTCGAGGCGTGTATTGTGCTTTGGTCACCCCTTATTCAGCCGATGGCTCGGTGGACCTTGCGCGGTTGCGTGACCTCATCGCCTGGCTCATCGAGCGCGGCGTCCACGGCCTGTGGGTGTGTGGTGGCACCGGCGAGGGGCTGTTACTGGATGAAGATGAGCGCCGCGCGGTGGCCGAAACGGCAGTGGACGCCGCGCGCGGCCGTGTGAAGGTGATCGTTCACGTGGGCGCGCTGTCCACGCGCCTTGCGGCCGCGCTAGCTGCCCATGCTGCCCGGATCGGCGCCGATGGCATTGCCTGCCTACCGCCTTTCTACTGGCACCTAAACGATGACGCCATCGTCGCCCACTACCAGAACGTAGCAATGGCAGCGGACAACTTGCCGCTCTTCGCCTATAACATCCCACGCAACACAGGCATCATCATTACGCCCGCTTTATTGAGCCGTCTTCGGCGGGAGATCCCGACGATCGTAGGTCTGAAACACTCGTCCTATGACCTGTTCGATCTGCATACGATGGCGTTGGAGCACGGCGACGCGCTGGCGATCTTCTGTGGCCATGACGAGCTCTTCTTGCCGGCGTTGGCCCTGGGCGCTTGCGGTTTGGTCGGTGCCACGGTGAACTTCATCCCGCAGGTGTATGTGCGCCTGTGGGGGGCATATCAAGAAGGGAATTGGGCTGAAGCGGCCCGCCAGCAGGCCATGGCCAATAGAATCGTTCACGCAGTGCTTCAGGGCGAAGTGGTCGCAGCCACCAAGGCTGCGCTCTCGCTGGTAGGGCCTGATCCAGGGCCGCCGCGCCCACCACTTCAGCCGCTTTCCGCAACGCAGGTGGATGAGCTTCGCCGCGCCTTGAAAGGCCTCTAG